Sequence from the Botrytis cinerea B05.10 chromosome 12, complete sequence genome:
TCTTAAGGCTTCGAAGCAGTCAATGCGTGGCAACAGATGATGATAGTGTACAACTCCCACGGTGCGAATGGATAGCTGCATCAGAGGAAATGGCCGAAATACAAGCGCGAGAGTCCCAGGAAGACCCAGAAGACTCATTTCCCTGTATATATGAATCCGATACCACTGCTATTAAAACATTTATTCGCGAGATGGTTACTCAATCTGTTGTTCCATCAATGGAAAGGTGCGTAGCTACTTGGAATGACCAGGTTGCTTCGCGGCGAAGAGGAATAAGTGGGAGATTTATGAGCTTATCGAAAACTATAAAATGGCCTGGGGCATTTGGTTCTAGCTCACGAAGCAATTCAAATTCGGTAGGATCCGGTAGTAATTATGATGCATTGCAGGGGTTTTACCGACCGGATTCACCAGAAGCATTGATGCGAAAGCTGGCAGATTACTCGTTTATGCTTcgagattggaaattggcgCAGCAAATTTATGATCTGTTACGATCGGACTTCACTAATGATAAAGCATGGAAATATCATGCTGCGGCCAATGAAATGGCTGCTGTTAGTACCCTCATGATGCCTCATTCTATCAGTGCCAAAACACGTACTGAAACCATCGATATGATGCTTGAAACCTCATCGTACTCGTATATGACACGATGCAGTGCCCCATATGGAGCCTTGCGCTGCTTGACCTTAGGAATGGAGCTTCTTAGGGTGAGAGGCGGTTCGGCAACTGGCGATGCAGCAAGATGGGGAGCAAGACTTCTTGAACACAAGATTGTGGGTGCAGTTGGCGACTCATTATTCAAGGAACGAGTTGCGGTCTGTTATGGTACAAAGAAGGGACACGGAGTTGGCCTTTGGGGTAGCAGGACAAGAAAATCTGCCATGTGGAGTATAATGGCCGCCGAAGGATGGCTGAGCCTAGAGAAGCCCCATCAATCGAGAAAGAGTCTAGATGATGCACGTGCGAGGTATGCTACATTGGCAAATAAAGACAGTTTATTGCACTTTTCGGAAGCGAATGAATTTGTTCAAGGTCTTGAGATGCAGATCGAAAACACTTTATACCCCATCACCGAATCCCAAGCAACGATAATGCCAGACGATGACATGATAGAGACAACCATGGGAGAAGAAAGCGAAGCCTTCAATTCCCGTCCACATCGAAGAAGTCTCCTGGGTGGAGTAGCACCGCCTCCAATCTCAAGTCTTGAATCGGCGCCCTTGCATGGAGCATTAATAGAAGcggaagagaaagacaagATTGTTACGAGTAACGATTTTGAACAAGAATAATGATAGGGTGGGGTCACAATTAGTTGTGAATGAGAGCGAGCGAACTTCCTGCATATACCATTTTATTTCGAGAGGAACCTTTAACCGTGTTGGGAGGAAAGCATTGCAAATAGGAGTCTGAGGAGTTATAGATCTGGTTGAAGATAGGTCTCAGGGATGAACATTGGGGTCATATGTATGAATATGCTATGAGATGAACCCAATGAACAAGTTTAGCAATGATCAATATTATCAAGTTTCATGTAATAGACGTTCATCAATTATGACACTGACATTTTGTCAGATCTTTTGTTGGTGAACACAGTCCGTGATGCTTCAGTAAGTTTGTCGCAAGTGTGAGCTTATTCTGTTGCTTTCCGCGAACCTTACGCTACCTCATGCTGCCAACTTCTTACAATTAGTGATTCTCCACCGAGTAGATGTTTGCAGTGCCCATGACCATCTGCTTCGACTACCGGTAAGATCGCCTGCACCAAACCGCAAAACCCTATGAAAGCATGCATATATTGCTTCTCGCACACGCAGAGCGCATAGCAGATACCTCTCAGTCTCTGTCAAATGAAAATTGACAAAATCCCCGCGTTTCTATACCTAGTCGCTTGTAGGTTTGCACCAAACTGTACGAGATAGAGCGAAAGGGAAAGCAAAGTCAACTCGGTACGagatttataatcaatcttttattcgTAATGGCGAGTCTACGTCTCGGTTAATACTGATGCTCGTCCCTAAATTATGAATGAAATTCGTTTCTCTAAAACAAGTGTTAATTGTAGACGGGGAAGATTATTGGAATAAATCTCCTCATATTTACAGCCATTGTTGTCTatgttgtattttgatttggaggGTATGAGATGCACCGGATacttgttttgtttgatcCAACAGAAGACGTGAAAACCCCAAACGATCATCGATTCTAAACCTATCGTCTAATctaatgaaaatgaagcgGTAATGACAGGACGATCGATCCAGACAAATTTCTGAACCCTCAGAAAGACAAGCTAAACGAGTGTGTGAGTTTGGTAATGATACAGAgtataaaagaaaaacgccaagaaaaaaaaagaaaaaaacagttctccctttctccctcttctaTGCCCCTCTTGTCCTCCTGACTTCCTTCACAGCCCCCTAGAACCTCATTCCAAGATGATGCGCTCTCATTCAAGAGTCAGCATCAGATGTTCCCGCACTTTACGCCTCATAACAGTAATCATTTTTACCAGATCCTTTCCCCAACGAAACACAGGCACTCGAGCAAGCCGTGGCCTTGCCTACCAGCAAGCCATTTTCGCCGCATTCGAAAAGTGTGTATAGCATGTGTCTGTCATCGTAGGGGAGCTTTGCGTTAACGAGCGCTTGTTGTATATTGTTGTGGTAATCGCCTGTGGTTTGTGTTGGTGAGTTGGGTGCTTTGATGGGGGGCGGGGGAGGGTAAgagagggaaggggaaggagaaggggaagggaacgagaagaagagggagagagagagggaaaagaaaagtaatcATACCGTTAACGAGCAAATCATGGCCACAGTATTTCCATCCCTGCTGGCAATTCTCTGCAATCACCCGCGCGCTGAAGACCGAGAGGGCAAGGGTGACGATGGTGGAGAAATGCATTTTTATTGGGGTTTGAGAACGTGcgaattttattttacaatCTAATGAGAAGCAGAAGTAAATGAACGAAATGTaattgatgatgtgataAGTAGAGCGAggtgaatgatgatgatgatactgGAAGAGAAAAGTCGAGGGAAATTCTGCAGCTCTTATAAGTTGTATTTTCCACTCCTCTATCAAGACGAACCGTATTCCCATTCCAGGTATCTCATCTCCTGCGCCGGTTGAATATCTCGGCGTTCCTTCATCAAATGCTGCCTATGCCTAACGCTGTGTATCAGAAGCAACAACTACAGAGCATTACACTAGGCATCAGCAAGTCAGTGAGACCCAAGGCAGAGCATTTGAATTTCATGTACACCGCACTGGGCCTTTGCCATACAGCGCCAACATTTCGGGCCTTGTTTTTGGCCGGAGCAAAGCTCGGCGTGCAATCCTTCAAATAAGGTGGGAAAACATTATGGGTAGCCGCGAGTTACCTGCCAGAGATCCTACCCGACCAGCGGATTAACCGCGAGAGGTTCCACCCGCTCCACAGATTATGTGCAGATGATTTGCATTCCCTACCTTCAATGAAATTTGAAGTTATTCCCAAACTATTTTGTAGCGTAAAAACAATCCAAGCGTAGATTTGAACAGGTTATCTGTAGATGATCCGCGGATAAATGGGTACCCGCAAGTGTAGGACTTTTCTACgatcttgaaatttttgcCAATTTTTGAGACGAAGGGAGGATGTCGAAGTATGATTGCGAATTGACAGACAGTTCGTGCTGTATTGTCAATTTATATCTGTCAGCTCGATATGATTCCCATATCAATAcatcaattcaattgattttaagAGTCTTGGTTATCACTACTCAAAGTCTTTAATTGTAGAAAAGTACACTGCAAAGCTTGACCCACCAAAATCGAAGTATTTGACAGTACATAGACTAAAACTAAGAATTAGACAAGCGGTAAGAAATGAAATTTTGCATATAACAGGATCACCGACCAAAGACTATTTGATCTTCAAGGAGATAAAGAAACAAAACATATAAACACTAGCCCGTTACACATCTAAGTACTTCATAGCACTCCATGCCTAATTTCCGTGAAGTTTTGACCGCCCCGAGAACAAAATCGTAACGCTCAAAGATCTTGTTTCGTTATTGTATAGCTAGGAACCTTTCTTACACCTTGAGATTGCATCGTTCCACAAGAGAACTTTTCTCCAATACAAATATAACTATATCTTTTTAGTCTTTGGTATATCCTACCCAAACGCCACTTCCCCTGTAATAGAACATGCCACTGAAAGTGTGATTTCCCCTTTTCCCACATCCAAGTATTTCAAGCCCAAGCCCAAGCCCAAGCCCCAAATCATACCAAAGCCAAATCATTGAGATATCAAATCCGAACACCAttatcctctccctcttcatcattgCCCGCTTCCCCAACAATAAACTCCAATACTTTACAAACCCTCTCATTCAAAATTCCACCCCTCGCGAGTTCATCTTCCGAGTCCAGTCTCTCATCCAGTTTATTTGTTTCCGATCCCGTtttcattctccttctctctttttcaacGCGTGCTTTGAGAGCCCTGTCAACTCTGACCGGTACAGCCACCACCACCCTTACTAATAAAAGCATCATCCTCGCTTTTCCCACTAGATCCCATCTTCCTAACTCTCTCAGCCTCTTCTGAACCCTCCATATCCTCcccatttcaatatatatcagTAAAGCCCATACCCGTCCTCTCATAACCAACTCtcttacttttataaaagcGACTTCTATGGAAGAAGTAACGTCGGTATTAATGAGGTGAGGGTATTGAGTATTCAGGGATGATAGAAGGGAGCGGATGGTAATGAAGTCGCCTGTGAGGAAGTCATGTATGAGTGATGAGACTGTGGTTCGGAACAAATTGTCAGAGGCTAAGGGTGGAGAAGGATGTTTCGTGGGTAATGAAGCGGCAGTAGAAATTGAGGACAAAGAAGTGGCGGAATCGTAAGATCGACGAGAGGAGGGGGATTTAAGGATTTCGAATGAGAAGGCTAGACGTTGGAATGCACTGAATGATCAATAGTCAGCTCACAATCGGCATAATAGGGGTATGTAGGCGAAAGCGAAGGACATAGGAATAATTACCGGGTAGAAAGCGGATGATAGGGAATTCTATCGGGATGACATATTTTCGAACGTTCTAAATAACATCGTCGCAGTTCCGCACCCGAAGCCGATCTTTGTGCTCCAAGAATTTTGTATAACTGTGCATGTTGTATTGTCAATGATCGGACTCTTCGCTTTGCTTGTACCCCTCAGCCCCTCTATGGCAAAGCGTGGTACTTGTTTGCGCCACACCTTTTCAAAGAGTATAGGACAGTAGAAGAGTGCACGAAAGGCAGACGGCAATGCCATGTagcgaagaaaagaaacatacGTCTTCCTCAGTAAGAATACCTATTCATCGTGAGAAACAGGTCCCAAGTCAGCAATTTTCCATACACCAAATCATCCTTCCACGACTCCGAGATTCCAAATCCAATGCCAGAAAATCACATGTCAAACCGGGGCAAAAACTTACTCTGGATTACATCATCCTTACTAGAAGCCAAAATGTCCCCAAAATCGCTCTCAATCATTCTAATGCACTCTCTTCCACCCAAATGGTCGAAATAAGTCAAAAGGAGTATTAAAGAATGAATATAAGAAGCATTTTGCCCCAAGGTAGTGAGATGTAAATGGTTACATGGAAAGACAATGTGGAAAAAGCATGGTAGGTAGGGTATATATCGGAGTAACCTTGGTGCATCAtgaggaaaaagaagtcgTGGTGGACTTTCACGTGCTTGTGTTGTGCTTATGAGGCGTGGGTTGATTGATGTGtggtatgtgtgtgtggtatGTGTGGTGTGCGTGTGagcggggggggggggggaaatGAGCATTTCCGGTTGGTGCAAGAGGAATATGCTTTCATGACTAAGGATTTGTGCAAGATTATGTATGGGTTGATCTTTTGTGCAATGTAACCTAACACAGAATTGAAACGTCGAATGCCGACCGAGCAGCATCTACCGAGCAGCATCTACCGACGACAAATACAAAGTCGGCGTGGGATTTAACTTACGTCTCAGTGTCCAAGTACTCCCTCAAGTGCCGTATCCCAGAACGATATGCCCAACATCTTCAAGTTCTCCCGATCGCCATCTTATAGCTCTCAAACACCTACCTGCTATATTCACTTCATATCAAGGCCTTTATCATCCATATCACTCGTCTTATCCGCATCTTCCTCGTTTTCCACTTTCTCGTGCTTGGATTTCTTCGAGCCAAATCCAACCCACAAGCCCTTTTCAAATGGTCCTTCATGATTGTTAAATCTTGTCCAGGAGGCAATTTGAACAGGAGCTTTGTGTATAGTACCTTTGAGAGGCGCTGAGTCTAGGTTGGCGTCCTGCTTATCCTTCTTCTCGTTGGTCATGATAAAGTTGATGGTGCGTCCTCCAAATTTGAGCCAAAACCTTCCACTCTCATTCTTGCAAGGAGTGTATACGGTCTTTCGTGCCATGTGCATGACTGTAGAGGGACGGAGAACTTAGGACAATGGCGAAAGATGTGGCTGGTAATCTGATGTTCTAATGCATAGGAAAGTGTGAGGCTTATGTAGCAGATTTTAGAAGGCCTTCAATTTCGTATAAAGGGTTCAAAGACCGCACCAAGTAGTAAGATCAGTTAGTATATATACTAAAAGCCCTCGAGCTCAATTTTTGTGGTATTATTTTCAGGAATCcaagaggaaagaatgaTTACGCGGACATTGTAGCTCCATGTATTTTGTTTTCATGGAGGGATCACTTCATTGACCAAAATGCTCTATTCATAGATCTGGACGGCGGTG
This genomic interval carries:
- the Bctrs85 gene encoding Bctrs85; the encoded protein is MTPSNHASPFSPPESVTSPTPLRRPKTRISADSQSMTSSVASLPYRASNASVQSLFASTTTPSGSRPVSPTGGSSTPSRIAGSVFGGSTISESHLLPSDGKDDPRNLILSGFVPHIAVHTSIDTHELVQDKGFKGGLWELIRPFGEKIQGKVNVRDSIGAGRTYDDFGVRFVQLGDGLEIPDGIPGSRRSGEGRVLSPNGSKSIPESIAAQRLRTGGDVPQIERLVDRHLTNAEEFPGVSAEDFLNLKDSSKVSGATSPFYTLYLRRLLSGIPLAPHETFSHPVACIIAISSRNKNPIEALRRLYEESSRGEKRLPLWVNDDYLRYYVLVHDEERDDITKSITLFEQMKRHFGLHCHLLRLRSSQCVATDDDSVQLPRCEWIAASEEMAEIQARESQEDPEDSFPCIYESDTTAIKTFIREMVTQSVVPSMERCVATWNDQVASRRRGISGRFMSLSKTIKWPGAFGSSSRSNSNSVGSGSNYDALQGFYRPDSPEALMRKLADYSFMLRDWKLAQQIYDLLRSDFTNDKAWKYHAAANEMAAVSTLMMPHSISAKTRTETIDMMLETSSYSYMTRCSAPYGALRCLTLGMELLRVRGGSATGDAARWGARLLEHKIVGAVGDSLFKERVAVCYGTKKGHGVGLWGSRTRKSAMWSIMAAEGWLSLEKPHQSRKSLDDARARYATLANKDSLLHFSEANEFVQGLEMQIENTLYPITESQATIMPDDDMIETTMGEESEAFNSRPHRRSLLGGVAPPPISSLESAPLHGALIEAEEKDKIVTSNDFEQE